In Primulina eburnea isolate SZY01 chromosome 3, ASM2296580v1, whole genome shotgun sequence, one DNA window encodes the following:
- the LOC140828545 gene encoding 6,7,8-trihydroxycoumarin synthase-like, which translates to MASILDLLLLLLLFPVVIIFIHRWHKNTAKKTSYPPGPRGLPLIGNLLQFESLNPHLFLYNLSKKHGPIMSMKLGSVPLIIISSAKIAKEAFASNDIVISNRPYLTGQQKLSYNGQDIGFSAYNDCWRERRKISVIHLFSLKRVNSFAPIRREEVFHMIKDVSKRADKFEPIDLSETLISLSSSIICRAAFGKSYRETSSVKRTFDVLVHEVQAVLTGFFWADYFPMLGWMDKVTGMVSRLEKCFENMDSFYQELIDEHISSNRPQSMEGDILDILIKLKEGNASSVVSWDHIKGMLMNIFIAGTDTSSSVVTWAMTALVKKPDAMRRAQQEIRRIVDKKPFVDEDDIQKLPYFKAVIKETMRFYPPVPLLVPRETTQRCFIDGYEIQPKTMIYFNFWSIGRDPEYWKNPYEFSPDRFLDSKIDYKGQDFGLIPFGSGRRACPGILLGIATVELALANLLFAFDWELPDGMTKEDVDTDALPGMVMHKKNPLCLVAKSYI; encoded by the exons ATGGCTTCCATTCTTGATCTCCTATTGCTACTCTTACTTTTCCCTGTTGTCATCATTTTCATCCATCGATGGCACAAAAACACAGCGAAGAAAACTAGTTACCCGCCAGGTCCTCGAGGGCTCCCGTTAATTGGAAACTTGCTCCAGTTTGAAAGCCTAAATCCTCATCTTTTCTTGTATAACCTTTCCAAGAAACATGGCCCCATCATGTCCATGAAGCTTGGCAGTGTGCCACTGATTATCATTTCATCGGCCAAAATAGCCAAAGAAGCATTCGCCAGCAACGATATAGTCATCTCGAATAGACCATATCTAACAGGCCAACAGAAGCTATCCTACAATGGCCAAGATATTGGCTTCTCGGCTTATAACGACTGCTGGAGAGAGAGGAGAAAAATTTCGGTTATACACCTCTTTAGTCTAAAGCGAGTAAATTCTTTCGCCCCTATTCGTAGGGAGGAGGTCTTCCACATGATCAAGGATGTATCCAAGAGAGCAGATAAATTTGAGCCTATCGACTTAAGTGAAACATTAATATCTTTGTCGAGCAGCATTATCTGTCGAGCTGCTTTTGGGAAATCTTATAGGGAGACTTCCTCCGTCAAACGAACCTTTGATGTGCTTGTACACGAAGTTCAGGCGGTACTCACTGGTTTCTTTTGGGCCGATTACTTTCCTATGTTAGGTTGGATGGATAAAGTTACCGGGATGGTTTCTCGACTAGAGAAATGTTTCGAGAATATGGACTCGTTCTATCAAGAACTCATCGACGAGCACATTAGCTCGAATAGGCCACAGTCGATGGAAGGTGACATTCTTGATATACTGATCAAGTTGAAAGAAGGGAATGCAAGTTCGGTTGTAAGCTGGGATCATATTAAGGGAATGCTCATG AACATCTTTATAGCCGGAACAGACACAAGTTCGTCCGTGGTAACTTGGGCGATGACGGCTCTCGTGAAGAAGCCTGATGCGATGAGAAGAGCTCAACAAGAAATAAGAAGGATAGTCGATAAGAAACCCTTCGTGGACGAAGATGACATCCAAAAACTACCATATTTTAAAGCAGTGATTAAGGAGACTATGAGATTTTATCCACCAGTTCCACTTCTTGTCCCAAGAGAAACAACACAAAGGTGTTTTATTGATGGTTATGAAATCCAACCTAAAACTATGATATATTTCAACTTTTGGTCTATTGGTAGAGATCCCGAGTACTGGAAAAACCCATATGAATTCTCACCTGATCGATTCTTAGATAGCAAAATCGACTATAAAGGGCAAGATTTCGGGTTAATTCCATTTGGATCTGGCAGAAGAGCCTGCCCTGGGATATTGTTAGGTATTGCAACTGTGGAACTGGCACTTGCTAATCTTCTTTTCGCATTCGACTGGGAATTACCAGACGGAATGACCAAAGAAGATGTCGACACCGATGCATTACCCGGAATGGTGATGCATAAGAAAAACCCTCTCTGCCTTGTGGCCAAGAGCTACATATGA